DNA from Oncorhynchus masou masou isolate Uvic2021 unplaced genomic scaffold, UVic_Omas_1.1 unplaced_scaffold_7569, whole genome shotgun sequence:
TGTTGTTCATCATTGTTCTCAGTCAGTTATGTGAGACATGTCTGATGAGCTCTGCTattcacgcctctctctctctctctctctttttgttagcttttttattatttattcatttgtaaaatgtgcataaacataattccactttgacgttatggggtattgtgtgtgtgtgtgtgtgtgtgtgtgtgtactctcagtgacacaaaatctctaaattaaatccattttcatttcaggcagtaacacaacaaaagTATGACAAAAATcaagggggtgtgaatacttttatgaaggcactgtaagaTCTATAACTTATATGACGGCTCAATAACCCCTTAATAAGGCCTTATAACCCCTTAATAAGGCCTTTATAACCCTCTTTAAGGCCTTTATAACCCTTAATAAGCGCCTTTATAACCCCTTAATAAGGCCTTTATAACCCTTAGTAAGGCCTTTATAACCCCCTTGCATAAGGCCTTTATAACCCTTTAATAAGGCTTCCTTTTATAACCCCTTAGTAAGGCCTTTTATAACCCCTTAATAAGGCCTTTATAACCCCTTAATAAGGCCTTTATAACCCCTTAATAAGGCCTTTTATAACCCCTTAATAAGGCCTTTATAACCCCTTAATAAGGCCTGTTTAACCCTTAATAAGGCCTGTTTAACCCCTTAATAAGGCCTGTTTAACCCCTTAATAAGGCCTGTTTAACCCCTTAATAAGGCCTGTTTAACCCCTTAATAAGGCCTTTATAACCCCTTAATAAGGCCTTTATAACCCCTTAATAAGGCCTTTATAACCCCTTAATAAGGCCTTTATAACCCCTTAATAAGGCCTTTATAACCCCTTAATAAGGCCTGTTTAACCCCTTAAGGCCTTTATAACCCCTTTAGGTAAAGTGACATGAACTTTGctctgtttaaaggttttacctCAATCGTCTAACACATTTAACACCAATAATTACATTCCTGTCTCTTCTATGGCTCTTTCTCAATAATGTGTGTGTCCCTACCAGCTGTGTGTCACAAGGTTACTGTCATCTCCCGGGCATTACAGCGTTACTGTTATTGTTTAAGCTGAGGAATTTATTGCAGAATACAGAGGTGTCCtgtagagtctcggagggtccagggtgtgtagagtctcggagggtccagggtgtgtagagtctcggagggtccagggtgtgtagagtctcggagggtccagggtgtagagtctcggagggtccaggtgtgtagagtctcggagggtccagggtgtgtagagtctcggagggtccagggtgtgtagagtctcggagggtccagggtgtgtagagtctcggagggtccagggtgtgtagagtctcggagggtccagggtgtgtagagtctcggagggtcagggtgtgtagagtctcggagggtccagggtgtagagtctcggagggtccagggtgtgtagagtctcgAGGGTCCAGGgtgtagagtctcggagggtccagggtgtAGAGTCTCGCagggtccagggtgtgtagagtctcggagggtccagggtgtgtagagtctcgCAGGGTCCAGGGTGTAGAGGGcggagggtccagggtgtgtagagtctcggagggtccaggggtgtagagtctcggagggtccagggtgtgtagagtctcggagggtcAGGGTGTAGAGTCTCgagggtccagggtgtgtagagtctcgagggtccagggtgtgtagagtctcggagggtccagggtgtgtagagtctcggagggtcagggtgtctggagggtccagggtgtgtagagtctcggagggtccagggtgtgaagagtctcggagggtcagggtgtgtagagtctcggagggtccagggtgtgtagagtctcggagggtccagggtgtgtagagtctcggagggtcagggtgtctgggagggtccagggtgtagagtctcggagggtccaggtgtgtagagtctcggagggtccagggtgtgtagagtctcggagggtccagggtgtgtagagtctcggagggtccagggtgtgtagagtctcggagggtcagggtgtctggagggtccagggtgtgtagagtctcggagggtccagggtgtagagtctcggagggtcagggtgtctggagggtccagggtgtgtagagtctcggagggtccagggtgtgtagagtctcTCGGACggtccagggtgtgtagagtctcgAGGGTCAggtgtgtagagtctcggagggtcagggtgtgtagagtctcggagggtccaGGTGTAGAGTCCTCTGGAGGGTCCAGGgtgtagagtctcggagggtcAGGTGTCTGAggtccagggtgtgtagagtctcggagggtccaggtgtagagtctcggagggtcagggtgtctggagggtccagggtgtgtagagtctcggagggtccagggtgtgtagagtctcggacggtccagggtgtgtagagtctcggagggtcagggtgtgtagagtctcggagggtcaggtgtgtagagtctcggagggtccagggtgtgtagagtctcggagggtccaggtgtgtagagtctcggagggtccagggtgtgtagggtgtcggagggtccagggtgtgtagaatctcggagggtccagggtgtgtagagtctcggagggtccagggtgtgtagggtctcggagggtccagggtgtgtagggtgtcggagggtccagggtgtgtagggtgtcggtgggtcagggtgtgtagagtctcggagggtcAGGGTGTGTAGAGCCCcggagggtccagggtgtgtagagtctcggaggtccaggtgtgtagagtctcggagggtccaggtgtgtagagtctcggagggtccaGGTGTGTAGGGTGTCAGAGGGTCAGGGTGTGTAGAGTCTtggagggtccagggtgtgtagggtgtctgagggtccagggtgtgtagagtcttggagggtccagggtgtgtagagtcttggagggtccagggtgtgtagagaGGGTTGAGGGTCCAGGTGTGTAGAGGTCGGAGGGtcagggtgtgtagagtctcggagggtccagggtgtTTAAAGTCATGTCTGCATGGAGGACTAGAACAGTGTTGGTGGTAGTTGGTTGGCATTCTGTGTTGTATTGTACAGGCTGTTGCCAGGGTTAATGTTGCCGGGGTGAATTAATGTTGCCAGGGTGAATGTAACCCAAACAATTGGAGTACTTGTGCCGGACTCTGAGAAGGATGTTTCTCTAATTGAGGCAGGATGTGGAACACTGTAGTTGAAGATTGAAGAGATCCTGCATTGAGTTATGTAACTGTCAGCCttatcagaggtgtgtgtgtgtggtgatctaTTTTAACACACCGGGCATGACACATTGATCAAACCTTGACCTTTTACAGTATCATTTAATGAGCCTTTATTTcacactgagcagagagggagcTAGAAGGATCAAGGTCACTCCGATAGAAGTGAGGAACAGGTGGCGGTCCACGGCCTTCATCTTGATCCAAACATATCTTTCAACAAAGGGCTCCTTCTACCAGCCTCTGCTCTTCAACTATTACATCACAATACAGTTCTCTGCTCTTCAACTATTACATCACAACACAGTTCTCTGCTCTTCAACTATTACATCACAACACAGGTCTCTGCTCTTCAACTATTACATCACAATACAGTTCTCTGCTCTTCAACTATTACATCACAATACAGTTCTCTGCTCTTCAACTATTACATCACAACACAGGTCTCTGCTCTTCAACTATTACATCACAACACAGGTCTCTGCTCTTCAACTATTACATCACAACACAGGTCTCTGCTCTTCAACTATTACATCACAATACAGTTCTCTGCTCTTCAGCTATTACATCACAACACAGTTCTCTGCTCTTCAACTATTACATCACAACACAGTTCTCTGCTCTTCAACTATTACATCACAGTTCTCTACTCTTCAACTATTATCACAACACAGTTCTCCATTATTAACAAACATCTTCTGAATTGGGAGATTTCTTACCTCTGGGGTCTTAAGTTACACGCTAGTCACTGCTGCTGGTTGCTAATCCTGGTGGTGGTTTAGACTGGTAACTGGTGATCACCTAGAAACATGATGATGGTTTAGACTGGTAAATGATGATCACCTAGAAACATGGCGGGGGTTTAGACTGGTAAATGGTGATCACCTAGAAACATGGCGGGGGTTTAGACTGGTAAATGGTGATCACCTAAAAACATGATGATGGTTTAGACTGGTAACTGGTGATCACCTAAAAACATGATGATGGTTTAGACTGGTAAATGATGATCACCTAGAAACATGGCGGGGGTTTAGACTGGTAAATGGTGATCACCTAGAAACATGGCGGGGGTTTAGACTGGTAAATGGTGATCACCTAGAAACATGGCGGGGGTTCAGGCTGGTAAATGGTGATCACCTAGAAACATGGCGGGGGTTCAGACTGGTAAATGGTGACCACCTAGAAACATGGCGGGGGTTCAGACTGGTAAATGGTGACCACCTAGAAACATGGCGGGGGTTCAGACTGGTAAATGGTGACCACCTAGAAACATGGCGGGGGTTCAGACTGGTAAATGGTGATCACCTAGAAACATGCCGGGGTTTAGACTGGCAAATGGTGATCACCTAGAAACATGGCGGGGGTTTAGACTGGTAAATGGTGATCACCTAGAAACATGATGGTTTAGACTGGTAAATGGTGACCACCTAAAAACATGGCGGGGGTTTAGACTGGTAAATGGTGATCACCTAGAAACATGGCGTGGGTTCAGACTGGTAAATGGTGATCACCTAAAAACATGGCGGGGGTTTAGACTGGTAAATGGTGATCACCTAGAAACATGGCGGGGGTTTAGACTGGTAAATGGTGACCACCTAGAAACATGACGGGGGTTTAGACTGGTAAATGGTGATCACCTAGAAACATGGCGGGGGTTTAGACTGGTAAATGGTGATCACTTAGAAACATGTCGGGGTTTAGATGGTAAATGGTGATCACCTAGAAACATGACGGGGTTTAGACTGGTAAATGGTGATCACCTAGAAACATGGCGGGGGTTTAGACTGGTAAATGGTGATCACCTAGAAACATGACGGGGGTTCAGACTGGTAAATGGTGACCACCTAGAAACATGGCGGGGGTTCAGACTGGTAAATGGTGACCACCTAGAAACATGGCGGGGTTCAGACTGGTAAATGGTGACCACCTAGAAACATGGCGGGGGTTCAGACTGGTAAAATGGTGACCACCTAGAAACATGCCGGGGTTTAGACTGGTAAATGATGATCACCTAGAAACATGGCGGGGGTTCAGACTGGTAAATGATGATCACCTAGAAACATGGCGGGGGTTCAGACTGGTAAATGGTGACCACCTAGAAACATGGCGGGGGTTCAGACTGGTAAATGGTGACCACCAAGAAACATGGCGGGGGTTCAGACTGGTAAATGGTGACCACCTAGAAACATGCCGGGGTTCAGACTGGTAAATGGTGATCACCTAGAAACATGGCGGGGGTTCAGACTGGTAAATGGTGATCACCTAGAAACATGGCGGAGGTTTAGACTGGTAAATGGTGACCACCTAGAAACATGGCGGGGTTCAGACTGGTAAATGGGTGACCACCTAGAAACATGGCGGGGTTCAGACTGGTAAATGGTGATCACCTAGAAACATGGCGGGGGTTCAGACTGGTAAATGGTGATCACCTAGAAACATGGCGGGGGTTCAGACTGGTAAATGGTGATCACCCAGAAACATGGCGGAGGTTTAGACTGGTAAATGGTGACCACCTAGAAACATGGCGGGGGGTTCAGACTGGTAAATGGTGATCACCTAGAAACATGGCGGGGGTTTAGACTGGTAAATGGTGACCATTTCCAGAAACATGGCGGGGTTCAGACTGGTAAATTATGATCACCTAGAAACATGGCGGGGGTTCAGACTGGTAAATGGTGACCACCTAGAAACATGGCGGGGGTTCAGACTGGTAAATGATGATCACCTAGAAACATGGCGGGGGTTCAGACTGGTAAATGGTGACCACCTAGAAACATGGCGGGGGTTCAGACTGGTAAATGGTGACCACCTAGAAACATGGCGGGGGTTCAGACTGGTAAATGGTGATCACCTAGAAACATGGCGGGGGTTTAGACTGGTAAATGGTGATCACCTAGAAACATGGCGGGGGTTCAGACTGGTAAATGGTGACCACCTAGAAACATGGCGGGGGTTCAGACTGGTAAATGGTGATCACCTAGAAACATGACGGGGTTCAGACTGGTAAATGGTGGCCACCTAGAAACATGCCGGGGTTCAGACTGGTAAATGGTGATCACCTAGAAACATGGCGTGGGGGTTCAGACTGGTAAAATGGTGATCACCTAGAAACATGGCGGGGGTTCAGACTGGTAAATGGTGATCACCTAGAAACATGGCGGGGTTCAGACTGGTAAATGGTGACCCACCTAGAAACATGGCGGGGGTTCAGACTGGTAAATGGTGACCACCTAGAAACATGGCGGGGGTTCAGACTGGTAAATGGTGATCACCTAGAAACATGGCGGGGGTTCAGACTGGTAAATGGTGATCACCTAGAAACATGGCGGGGGTTTAGACTGGTAAATGGTGACCACCTAGAAACATGGCGGGGTTCAGACTGGTAAAATGGTGATCACCTAGAAACATGGCGGGGGTTCAGACTGGTAAATGGTGATCACCTAGAAACATGGCGGGGGTTCAGACTGGTAAATGGTGATCACCTAGAAACATGGCGGGGTTCAGACTGGTAAATGGTGATCACCTAGAAACATGGCGGGGTTTAGACTGGTAAATGAGACCACCTAGAAACATGGCGGGGTTCAGACTGGTAAATGGTGATCACCTAGAAACATGGCGGGGTTCAGACTGGTAAATGGTGATCACCTAGAAACATGGCGGGGGTTCAGACTGGTAAATGGTGATCACCTAGAAACATGGCGGGGGTTCAGACTGGTAAATGGTGATCACCTAGAAACATGGCGGGGGTTCAGACTGGTAAATGCAGTGTGTCTTCTCCGATATGGTCCTTTCAGCCAATCATACTTTTCAAGTGCCTGGCCATTTCTACCCAGCAGCAGCACTTGAGATCAGAGACTGATTGGAAAAGGGAGAGTGTTTAGCATTTAAATAactcccctctgtgtgtgtgtgtgtgtgagagacatggaccctggtcaatagAAAGAgtggttgtgtgtttttttaaggCCCACCTACAAAAGGCCTCATTCACGTCATTCAGATAATCAGTCCTGAGAGGAACCTCTCAAACCTCCATACCAGCGACCCACAATGCATCGGTgtctgtatggttttctgtgtgAATAGATAGGAGGCAGGGGGGTTGGCGTGGTGGATCAGATACAGGTGACTCAGAACAGAAGAGAGGCTGGAATAGAGCAACACAAGGCTTCGTCCCaaacggcagcctattccctaccgTCCCTACCCAATGGACCCtgctcaaaaggagtgcactaaacagggaatagggtgccattttcaTGCGGGTTTCTGTTCAGAGTTACGAGAGGGGTTCAAGTGGTGATGTTATCGTAGGACAGCGAGGCAGCGATTTGAAACCTCACCCCCAGCATGTCAATTCACAGGAAATTGAACGGCAAAGTGCCTTGGTGCCTGAATTTTATTAAGCATCTCGATAAGAGTGCTGATCTCGGATACATTTTACGTATAGGTGGTCCCATGAatcaatcccactaccctggagttaccagcaccatgctgtaccaactgatcaatcccactaccctggagttaccagcaccatgctgtaccaactgatcaatcccactaccctggagttaccagcaccatgctgtaccaactgatcaatcccactaccctggagttaccagcaccatgctgtaccaactgatcaatcccactaccctggagttatcagcaccatgctgtaccaactgatcaatcccactaccctggagttaccagcaccatgctgtaccaactgatcaatcccactaccctggagttaccagcaccatgctgtaccaactgatcaatcccactaccctggagttaccagcaccatgctgtaccaactgatcaatcccactaccctggagttaccagcaccatgctgtaccaactgatcaatcccactaccctggagttaccagcaccatgctgtaccaactgatcaatcccactaccctggagttaccagcaccatgctgtaccaactgatcaatcccactaccctggagttacccgcaccatgctgtaccaactgatcaatcccactaccctggagttaccagcaccatgctgtaccaactggtcaatcccactaccctggagttacccgcaccatgctgtaccaactgatcaatcccactaccctggagttaccagcaccatgctgtaccaactgatcaatcccactaccctggggttaccagcaccatgctgtaccaactgatcaatcccactaccctggagttaccagcaccacgctgtaccaactgatcaatcccagtaccctggagttaccagcaccatgctgtaccaactgatcaatcccactaccctggagttaccatgctgtaccaactgatcaatcccagtaccctggagttaccagcaccatgctgtaccaactgatcaatcccactaccctggaGTTACCATGCTGTACCAACGGATCAATCCCAGTACCCTGGAGTtaccagcaccatgctgtaccaactgatcaatcccactaccctggagttaccagcaccatgctgtaccaactgatcaatcccactaccctggCATTACCAGCACCAcgctgtaccaactgatcaatcccactaccctggagttaccagcaccatgctgtaccaactgatcaatcccactaccctggagttaccagcaccatgtaccaactgatcaatcccactaccctggagttaccagcaccatgctgtaccaactgatcaatcccactaccctggggttaccatgctgtaccaactgatcaatcccactacctggagttaccagcaccatgctgtaccaactgatcaatcccactaccctggagttaccagcaccatgctgtaccaactgatcaatcccactaccctggggttaccatgctgtaccaactgatcaatcccactaccctggaGTTACCAGCACCATGTTGTACCAACTAatcaatcccactaccctggagttaccagcaccatgctgtaccaactgatcaatcccactaccctggggttaccatgctgtaccaactgatcaatcccactaccctggCATTACCAGCACCAcgctgtaccaactgatcaatcccactaccctggagttaccagcaccatgttgtaccaactgatcaatcccactaccctggggttaccatgctgtaccaattgatcaatcccactaccctggagttaccagcaccatgctgtaccaactgatcaatcccactaccctggagttaccagcaccacgctgtaccaactgatcaatcccactaccctggggttaccagcaccatgctgtaccaactgagctacaaaggactGCATTGGTCTCAATAGAAATTCTGTGCAACAGTCGTTGTTTCTCACGTACATCTAAATCTAGGCTTTGGCTCTTCGATGGGGAGGCGTGTAGACGGGGGAGGCGTGTAGACGGGGAGGCGTGTAGACGGGGGAGGCGGTAGACGGGGAGGCGTGTAGACGGGGGAGGCGTGAGGCAGGGGGAGGCGTGCAGTCGGGAGGCGTGCAGTCGGGGAGGCGTGCAGACGGGGAGGCGTGCAGTCGGGGGGAGGCGTGTAGGGTTGGTGATACATTTGTCTCAGCAGTCCTATGGTTTTAAGGGAAGCAGCTAATTCACTCAAGCCCTTGTACTTCTCTAGCTCATAAACCAACTCCTAGAACAATATATGTTTATCCTGAAGACTAGAAAGAGATTGTAGAAAACTCCTGTCTTAATTCAGCCccatccatctcctccctccttccctaatttcctccttccttccccctgtcctccctccctcccttcctcccccttcctcccttccttccttccttccttccttccctccctccccctccctccctccctccctccctcccctccctccctccctccctccctccctcccctccctccctccctcctccctccctccctccctccctccctcccatccctccttccctccatccctccatcccatccctccttccctcccctccctccctccctccctccctccccctccctccctccctccctctctctctctctctctctctctctctctccctcccccctccctcccccctccacgcctccatccctcccccctctgaAACACAGCGACAGCAGGGAGAACCATCCATTCCAGATGTGTGGGGGTGAGAATGTGCCCCCAAATGGAAggctattccctatagagtgggACACAGTGGACTTGTTGTTATCATGTTATAGAGCAGAAGCATTAAAGAGGACTTAAAATGTTTAATATACACCCTTTAACAGGACAAACAACTGTTACAAAACAACTCACCAACCACCCAGTAGCATATTCACAACCAATAGTAATATAATCTACATTTTTTATGTGTATTTTTCAGAGGCGTTCTGAAAAACAGTTGGATTTCTATCAATTGCTCTGTGACATCACTGGAGGGGGGAACCAGTAAACTAACATTAAACATTGTGAACTAACCAACTAACATTGTAAACTAACCAGTAAACTAACATTAAACATTGTGAACTAACCAACTAACATTGTAAACTAACCAGTAAACTAACATTAAACATTGTGAACTAACCAACTAACATTGTAAACTAACCAGTAAAACTAACATTAAACATTGTGAACTAACCAACTAACATTGTAAACTAACCAGTAAACTAACTTTAAACATTGTGAACTAACCAACTAACATAGTAAACTAACCAGTAAACTAACATTAAACATTGTGAACTAAACCAACTAACATTGTAAACTAACCAGTAAACTAACATTAAACATTGTGAACTAACCAACTAACATAGTAAACTAACCAGTAAACTAACATTAAACATTGTGAACCAACCAACTAACATTGTAAACCAACCAGTAAACTAACATTGTAAACATTGTGTGCGTAATGTTCAGCAATTTTTAACATAATGTAGCTCCTatggaattattttccaacaaaAATGTTCGGACATAAATAGCCAAATGACACGGCACAACGTTTTAGATCAGTGTACAGATGCCGATGTCCATAGTGATAAATAGATGACAAGGTGATTTGCAAGGTACAGACCTATAGACCTATTCACCGCTGTGATGTCATGATAATGCCAAGTCATTGTGTGTAATGTGAGATGAGAGAGGCAGGGACGGATTGATCAGGGATGTTGGGGACCACTTGGGCACCAGCCAGGTACGTGCCTTTTCCACCTCTTTAAAACGTTGACTGTTTCTAAAATAAAAGTAAATCAAGCTCCCATTAGCTAGCTAAATAGCTACTGTAATGAATTAAACTACTGTCGCTTATGCTTTCCAAACTAATGTAGCTACTCCTGAACTACTGTGACTACTCCTAGGCTACTGTGACTACTCCTAGGCTACTGTGACTACTCCTAGGCTACTGTAGCTACCTCCTAGGCTACTATAGGCTaatcctaggctacctggctactGTAGCTACTCCTAAACTACTGTAGCTACCCTAAACTACTCCTAGGGCTACTGGTCTGCGGAACGGCACATACAATGTCAACCACAACTCAAACTCATCATAAATGTACTAATTTACATGTGTAAACTACACACAGTGCAACGAAATAGATGCTATATCAAGTCACAACAAGGACGACCTCTGATGACCTCATCCATAGGTGACGCCTGACTTTCAAACTATTTGTTCACCATCAAATGTCACCCTTTTTATAAGAGGTTATTTGCGTGCATCTATCATCCCATTTGAAGACTAATGTAAAATAGGCTACTACTCCTAATGTGATGAGTAGATTGCATAGTCATAACTTCTCGGGCTAAATATTAGCAAAACGGAGAGTTCTGAACAATGCATGCCTGAGCCAGTAGTGACAGAGAGTAGGCTTTATCAGAGATTTCTTCTCCTTTCTCTGCATGGGAAACATCTGtaaaaaaacaactgtttttCTGCCATTTAATCGAGTCCACGAGAAGGAGAGATTCAAGTGGTGAAATATGACGTCCATGTAGTCTGGAGGTAGGAATTATTGTCCAAAATCCGCTGTTCCAGCGGTATTGATCCGATGACAGACCGTGGGTATGTGTGCACTCCTACCGGTACCAATACGATGGGCTACTGTTCGCTCAATTAGGAGTTGATGAATGGAGACAGTCTTTTATTTGTGATCTCTTTTCAGCAGTAGTCATTTTTCTTTctaaattatgttttttttccCTACAATTTGTATTTTTGAAATATTCTGGGCAGCCCTAGGACTATTTTTAACCGCTTTTCACTGACCGCTGCGCGAAACAATCGTCGTGTACTGCCCCAAATGGCAGCTTAA
Protein-coding regions in this window:
- the LOC135537367 gene encoding uncharacterized protein LOC135537367, translating into MYHQPYTPPPDCTPPRLHASPTARLPTARLPLPHASPVYTPPRLPPPPSTRLPVYTPPPSTRLPIEEPKPRFRCTHPDPPRLYTWTLRDSTHPGPQTPDPPRLYTLDPPEDSTPGPSETLHTLTLRDSTHLTLETLHTLDHSTHPGPSRLYTPWTLETLHPDPPRLYTPWTLRDSTPLDPPRLYTPWTLRPLHPGPCETLHTLDPPRLYTPWTLRDSTPWTLRDSTPWTLETLHTLDPPRLYTLDPPRLYTP